The uncultured Methanobacterium sp. DNA window GAACAGTTACTTCTCCATCTAAAATGGCAGCAGCACTTAAAAGGTATGATGCAGAGGAGTAGTCTCCTTCAATGGTGTAATCCCTGGCGTTATAAGTTTGTTTATCCAGGTGGAACTGGTTTCCGGGTTCCTGCTGGCAGTGCACCCCGAACTTTTCCATGATATCCAGGGTCATCTCCACGTAGGGTTTGCTCTTGAAATCTCCAACCACCGAGAGGTCCACGGGATTCTGGGTGTAGGGGGCTGAAAGGAGGATCGACGAGATGTATTGTGAACTTACATCGCCCTTAATCTGGCTTTTTCCTCCGTAAAATCCATTTTTTATGACCATGGGTGGTAATCCATTCTCTTGGGTGGAATAGGCTTTCACTCCCAGTTTTTTCAGGGAGTTCAGGAGGTCCTGCATGGGTCGTCCGCGCAGGGAATCATCACCAGTGAGCACGGTACATCCTGGGGCCAGGCTGGCCATGGTGGTTAGAAAACGGAGGGTTGTGCCACTGTTTTTAAGGTCCAAAACATTGTGGGGTGTTTTAAGATCTCCTGCTGTGCCCTGAACAGTGCACATGTCGTCCTGAATTTCAATTTCGCATCCCAGGGCTTGGCAGGCTTCCAAGGTGGCCATGGTATCTGCAGAGTAGAGGGGATCCCTTAGATAAGATTCTCCTTTAGCCAGACATGCCACTAATAAAGCACGATGGGTGTAACTTTTGGATGGTGGAGCCTTTACCACTCCTTTTATTTCACTGGCCTTTTCTACCTTTAATTCCACCTTTATCACCTAATTTCTTTAGTACCTAGTTTTAGTACCTAGTTTTAGTACCTAGTTTTAGTACCTAGTTTTAGTACCTAGTTTTAGTACCTAGTTTTAGTGCTTAGTATTTTCAGTCGATTCCTCAAATACAATTTTCAATTTCAAGCTAATTTGAATTTATTGAGTTTTACCTCAATATAATGCATTTAGTTTGATTTTGGTATATTTTTAGATTAGAATTTCTCAGATCACCAGTTCTATGACTAGATCCAGTTCTTCCATCAAGGATTAACTCAACTTTCTCCCCGGTGCGACCTACCAGTTCTTTGGTGGTGGAAATATGGTCTGCAGTGATCTGGGATCCTTCAATATCAATAAAACCATCCTTTTCCATGTTTTCAGCTATTTCCTGTGGTCCACTGGATTGTAGGTATTTCACAATAACTGGGGCCTGTCCCTTGAACTCCGGTCCGATTTTATCCATACGGGGAGTAACTTCCACCACTATCTCCCGTACGTCGGGTTTATCCGTGGTTACTGTTAACTCTTTAACACGCATTGTGCCCTGGATATCTTCCTTGTAGTGTTGAAAGCTGTTTGTAGATTGTCTGCGAATTAGTGTGTATGGTTGCACTCTTCAGTGGGGTGTTAAGTGGCATTTTCTTGCTGGCTTTAAACCTTCTTAACTCACCAATAACTTCTGCTCCCAACTGACCCAGTTCATCCGCTGCAGGATCAAGCAGTTCTTCAACTACTTCCGGCCATTTTTCCTGATGAATACTCTTGAATCCCTTAGTTTGGTATTTTAAATCATTACTCTTCAATTCACTACCCTCTTCTCCACTACTCCCGTATCCTTCCAGGTAGTAATGGATCTCCTCGGTGAAGTGTGGTGTGAATGGTGCCAAGAGTCTTAAAGATGTTTGAATAACGGTGTTCAGGGTGTAAAGTGCGGCCTGTTTTGATTCTCCTTCTTCATCTGTATAGAGTCGGTACTTAACTGCTTCAATGT harbors:
- the aroA gene encoding 3-phosphoshikimate 1-carboxyvinyltransferase: MELKVEKASEIKGVVKAPPSKSYTHRALLVACLAKGESYLRDPLYSADTMATLEACQALGCEIEIQDDMCTVQGTAGDLKTPHNVLDLKNSGTTLRFLTTMASLAPGCTVLTGDDSLRGRPMQDLLNSLKKLGVKAYSTQENGLPPMVIKNGFYGGKSQIKGDVSSQYISSILLSAPYTQNPVDLSVVGDFKSKPYVEMTLDIMEKFGVHCQQEPGNQFHLDKQTYNARDYTIEGDYSSASYLLSAAAILDGEVTVQNLFRESKQGDKIILDILEEMGARIIVKEDQVTVKGTVSSSDKPLSNNKSLTR
- a CDS encoding class I tRNA ligase family protein, with the protein product IEAVKYRLYTDEEGESKQAALYTLNTVIQTSLRLLAPFTPHFTEEIHYYLEGYGSSGEEGSELKSNDLKYQTKGFKSIHQEKWPEVVEELLDPAADELGQLGAEVIGELRRFKASKKMPLNTPLKSATIHTNSQTIYKQLSTLQGRYPGHNAC